The Coraliomargarita sinensis genomic sequence CTTCATTGCTAAGAATCTTATTGTGTGCCTATGGTTTTAACCGCGAGGGAAAAATGGGCGTGCGGCGCCAGTTCTGCATGTTTACCATTTTTTGAAGCGTTTTAGTGACAAAGACTCAAGATATATGAGCGTGTAAGTTCGTCAAATGAGACGGCTGTGCCTTAACGATTGTCTTATGAACTAGCGTTCCGATACTGTGGGCCTTTACACATACAAATGGGCGGTATTTTCAAACGACTCGCACTGGGCGGAAATCTGCGCTGGACTTTGATCCGGGCAGGGGCTCTGGTTGTGCTGACAGTATTGATCTTTCGCTTCGTGTTCGCGCCGCTGCGTTTGGATGGCACCAGCATGGAGCCGACGTTTCAGCACGGGCAGTTGTCTCTGGCAAATCGACTCGCCTATCTTCGTGATTCTCCGCAGCGGGGGGATGTCGTTGCGGTGCGCATGCGCAATACCGGACGCAGTATCTTTCTCCTCAAGCGGGTCGTCGGGCTCCCGGGAGAGGCGGTCGGCTTTGAGGGCGGCAAGGTGACGGTAGATGGTGTCCGCCTGGAGGAGGATTACCTGACTTATGATTCAGATTGGAACCGCGACCCGGTTCTTTGTGAAGCCAACGAGTATTTCGTAGTGGGGGACAATCGCTCCATGCCGATCCGACAACACACATTCGGACGCACCACACTTGCCCGGATTGTCGGAAAGGTTATTTTTTAAGAATGAAGAAAATTATCATCGCCGTCCTCGTACTCATCACTGCAGGGGTTTTCGTTCGCGGATGCTTCACCGGTCCGGAAGGACAGATTCGTAAACAGCTAGGTGAGTTGGAGGAATTAGTCTCTTATGAAGAAGGGGAGGGGGATTTTTCGGCTCTTGGTAAAGTGAAGAGCCTGGGCGGCCTCTTCACCGAAGATGTTGATATCAGGCTACAAGGTTTTGCCGGTGCCCGCACCGTGAAGGGACGAAAGCAAGTACAGCAAGCGGCCATGGCGGCGCGTTCGCAGGCCAAAAGTCTACAAGCCTCTCTGCATGATATTACTGTCCAGGTCGCGGATGATCAATTGTCCGCTACCGCCGAAGCGACGGGGCGGGCCAGAGTGAGCGGAGAAAGCAGTTCGGTTGTGCAGGATTTCCGCTTCACTTTTGAGAAGACCGAAGAAGGTTGGCTCATTGCCAAAGTCGCGACGGTTGAGGCCTTGCGCTGATTGGGCTGGGATGTTCACTCGGGTCGCTTGTGGGCAGCCCGCCTGTGATGCTCGGAACTCGCGGATTTTTTCGGAAAAAGCTTCTCCCGGCAGACTTTGCGGGCTACTACGGGAACATGCATTTTTCATCTATTCGACTTCTGCTCTCGTTTGCTCTCTGCAGCACCTGTTTCTCTCTGGCGGCTGCCGCTCCGGCCATCGATTTTGATGTCAAACAGGTCGGGCTCGAAGGAGAGCTTGGTTCTTTCGAGCCGAGTTGGTCGGCCACTCAATCGTCGCCGCACCTCCAGCACATTACACTGGTGCTTGAGTCGCCTGAGCCGGCCGTGCTTCCCAAGTTGACACTGAAGTGGCGGGTGCCCGCCATCGATATTGCCGGGCACTGGGTGTCCGATAATCTTGCGCGCAAGCACGACCATTACCGTGCGCGTGTTCGCTCGCGTGCGGTTCAACATGCCCCGCTGCTGACCTACCTGAATCAGGGGGACCGCAATCGCTTCACGGTGGCACTTTCCGATGCCATGAACCCGAGCTTAATTCGCGGGGTGATTCGCGAGGAGGACGCTTTTATTTACATGGATGTGACTCTCTTTGAAAAGAAGACACCGGCCACGGACCGTTACGAACTCACCCTGCGTTTCGATACACGACCTGTCATGTATGAGACCGCGATTGGCGATACCGCGCACTGGTGGGCTTCGATGGATGAACACACACCCGCCCCGGTTCCGGAGATGGCACGCGTTCCCGTTTATTCCACTTGGTATAGCTACCATCAGAAGATCACCGCGGATGCGATTGTCGAGGAATGCCGAATTGGAGGCGAACTTGGACTGGAGGGTGTCATTGTCGATGACGGCTGGCAGACTCTGGATGGCAATCGCGGCTACGCCTACACCGGCGACTGGAAACCCGAACGCATTCCCGAAATGAAGGCATTCGTGGATCGTGTGCACGCTCTGGATCAGGAATTTCTGCTCTGGTATTCCGTTCCCATGGCAGGCGAGAAGTCGGAAATGATCAAAGACTTCCGTGACAAGACACTTTATTTTCATGAGGGTTTTGGCGCTTATGTGCTCGATCCGCGCTATCCCGAAGTTCGGGAATACCTCATCGGGGTGTATGAAGCAGCGGTCCGTGATTGGGGAATCGATGGCCTCAAGCTCGACTTCATTGGGATGTTTTCGGAAAAAGGTGCCGGCGATCTCACCGCTGAAGACGGCCGCGATTACGCTTCCGTGGACAAGGCGGTCGATCGCCTGATGACCGATGTCATGGCACGGTTGCGCGCGCTCAATCCCGAGATCGGGATCGAATTCCGCCAGCCTTATAACGGCCCGCTCATGCGTAAGTATGGCAACATGTTTCGCGCCGTGGATTGTGCCAATGTCGCCCCTTATAACCGTCGGCACATTGTCGACCTTCGCTTGATTGCCGATACCACATCCGTGCACAGCGACATGATTATGTGGCATCCGGATGAGCCGGTTGAGAGTGCTGCGTTGCAGGTCCTGAATATCCTCTTTAGTGTCCCGCAGATCTCAGTGCGATTGGCGGACATTTCTCCGGATCACCGGAAAATGCTCAAGTTCTGGCTCGGCTACTGGACGGAAAATAAAAGCATCCTGCTCGACGGTGACTTCCGTGCCGTCGCCCCCGCACAGAATTACCCCATGGTGATGGGACGGCAGGATGGTAAACTTATCGCGACTATCTATCAGGATATGTTCGTGCCCTCCGGTTCCGATCCACTCAGTGACATTGATATTGTCAACGGGAAGTCCACTCCCGGAGCCGTTCTCCGTCTGGAGCAGGATTTCGGAATGTCCGAAGTCACCATTTACGATACGCTCGGGAAAGTGCTCTCTCGGGAGAGTCTAGACCTGGAAGCCGGTGCCCATGCTTTCGATGTGTCGCCCTCCGGCCTTGTTGAAATCAGGAAGCTTTAGAA encodes the following:
- the lepB gene encoding signal peptidase I produces the protein MGGIFKRLALGGNLRWTLIRAGALVVLTVLIFRFVFAPLRLDGTSMEPTFQHGQLSLANRLAYLRDSPQRGDVVAVRMRNTGRSIFLLKRVVGLPGEAVGFEGGKVTVDGVRLEEDYLTYDSDWNRDPVLCEANEYFVVGDNRSMPIRQHTFGRTTLARIVGKVIF
- a CDS encoding nuclear transport factor 2 family protein, whose translation is MKKIIIAVLVLITAGVFVRGCFTGPEGQIRKQLGELEELVSYEEGEGDFSALGKVKSLGGLFTEDVDIRLQGFAGARTVKGRKQVQQAAMAARSQAKSLQASLHDITVQVADDQLSATAEATGRARVSGESSSVVQDFRFTFEKTEEGWLIAKVATVEALR
- a CDS encoding glycoside hydrolase family 36 protein; its protein translation is MHFSSIRLLLSFALCSTCFSLAAAAPAIDFDVKQVGLEGELGSFEPSWSATQSSPHLQHITLVLESPEPAVLPKLTLKWRVPAIDIAGHWVSDNLARKHDHYRARVRSRAVQHAPLLTYLNQGDRNRFTVALSDAMNPSLIRGVIREEDAFIYMDVTLFEKKTPATDRYELTLRFDTRPVMYETAIGDTAHWWASMDEHTPAPVPEMARVPVYSTWYSYHQKITADAIVEECRIGGELGLEGVIVDDGWQTLDGNRGYAYTGDWKPERIPEMKAFVDRVHALDQEFLLWYSVPMAGEKSEMIKDFRDKTLYFHEGFGAYVLDPRYPEVREYLIGVYEAAVRDWGIDGLKLDFIGMFSEKGAGDLTAEDGRDYASVDKAVDRLMTDVMARLRALNPEIGIEFRQPYNGPLMRKYGNMFRAVDCANVAPYNRRHIVDLRLIADTTSVHSDMIMWHPDEPVESAALQVLNILFSVPQISVRLADISPDHRKMLKFWLGYWTENKSILLDGDFRAVAPAQNYPMVMGRQDGKLIATIYQDMFVPSGSDPLSDIDIVNGKSTPGAVLRLEQDFGMSEVTIYDTLGKVLSRESLDLEAGAHAFDVSPSGLVEIRKL